A stretch of the Musa acuminata AAA Group cultivar baxijiao chromosome BXJ2-7, Cavendish_Baxijiao_AAA, whole genome shotgun sequence genome encodes the following:
- the LOC103991912 gene encoding mitogen-activated protein kinase kinase kinase 18-like has translation MEGRRRRDSRSWVRGRVIGSGSFGTVSLALDESSGEVFAVKSVPLHSSNPAPTLALDNEIRLLKSLRSPYVVEYLGDDTTREARAGACRNLHMEYMPCGTAADLETARKKKGNCPMDELEVRAYVRCVACALRYLHDVAGVVHCDVKGRNVLLGRAPGVAKLADFGAAVRISDGGERNRVRGTPLWMAPEVARGERPRPASDVWSLGCTVIEMATGAQPWPDYAPKDAEAAMFFVGYGDKLPEFPPWLSELGRDFLDKCLRRNATERWTAEQLLRHPFLAEADIETPRGVLEWANSEFRDDADDCSRENYSTDYRSVADSIDLMACGGERVRELASSVGIIGWDSDGWEEVRSAEEHNWAGDGRTELVVGGWRGEEGGRTCSEYSNCCSVGMADEDRAGSAAAAPLCGSCNGGSVGLHGTDDLNRKVFFGWCGLLLLLHVKVDVPMHSSFIIATFSVVSENGLFL, from the coding sequence ATGgagggccgccgccgccgcgataGCAGGAGTTGGGTGAGGGGGCGAGTCATCGGAAGCGGTTCCTTCGGTACCGTCAGCCTCGCCTTGGACGAATCCAGCGGCGAAGTCTTCGCCGTCAAGTCCGTCCCTCTGCATTCCTCCAACCCCGCTCCGACCCTTGCTCTCGATAACGAGATTCGTCTCCTCAAGTCCCTCCGCTCGCCTTACGTCGTCGAGTACCTCGGCGACGACACCACCCGCGAAGCTCGCGCCGGCGCGTGCCGCAACTTGCACATGGAGTACATGCCCTGCGGCACCGCGGCGGACTTGGAGACTgcgaggaagaagaaggggaattgCCCCATGGACGAGCTCGAGGTGCGAGCTTACGTTCGGTGCGTCGCCTGCGCGCTTCGTTACCTCCACGACGTCGCCGGCGTCGTGCACTGCGACGTCAAGGGCCGGAACGTGCTTCTAGGCCGAGCTCCCGGCGTCGCTAAGCTCGCGGACTTCGGCGCCGCGGTGAGGATTTCCGATGGAGGCGAGCGTAACAGGGTGCGGGGAACGCCGCTGTGGATGGCGCCGGAGGTCGCGAGGGGGGAGCGGCCGAGGCCAGCGTCGGACGTGTGGTCGCTCGGCTGCACGGTCATCGAGATGGCGACCGGAGCGCAGCCGTGGCCGGACTACGCGCCCAAGGATGCCGAGGCTGCTATGTTCTTCGTCGGCTACGGCGACAAGCTGCCGGAATTCCCTCCCTGGCTGTCGGAGCTCGGCCGCGATTTTCTCGACAAGTGTTTGAGAAGGAACGCGACCGAGAGGTGGACGGCGGAGCAGCTACTGCGGCACCCGTTCTTAGCTGAAGCAGACATCGAGACGCCTAGGGGAGTGCTCGAGTGGGCCAATTCGGAGTTCCGTGACGACGCCGACGATTGCAGCAGGGAAAACTACAGCACGGACTACAGAAGCGTTGCGGATTCCATTGATCTGATGGCTTGTGGAGGAGAGAGAGTGAGGGAGTTGGCTTCGAGTGTGGGAATTATAGGGTGGGATAGTGATGGTTGGGAGGAAGTGAGGAGCGCAGAGGAGCACAATTGGGCAGGGGATGGAAGAACAGAATTGGTCGTGGGTGGGTggaggggagaagaaggggggaGGACATGCTCGGAATATTCCAATTGCTGCAGCGTGGGAATGGCTGACGAGGATAGGGCTGGcagtgctgctgctgctcctctaTGTGGCTCTTGTAATGGCGGTTCGGTCGGTTTACATGGGACCGATGATCTCAATAGGAAGGTGTTCTTTGGATGGTGTGGTTTACTGTTACTCCTACATGTGAAAGTTGATGTTCCCATGCACTCGTCCTTTATCATTGCAACATTCTCCGTAGTTTCGGAGAATGGATTATTTTTGTGA
- the LOC103991750 gene encoding pectinesterase/pectinesterase inhibitor PPE8B: protein MTPSLLYPLRSNTGIMASSRPTFASLLLLLLLLLTSAQGSSLNTTAWHPECETPKAPRRVSSSASSFVPSADFVSTLQSTLEEIKKVMSLVSTFSGVLGGDLRLSSAVDDCLDLLDLSSDELTWTLSASQRTTASASASGAGNRRSDLRSWMSAALGNQDTCKEGLDGTGGLVETLVAGGLDMVTSLVSDGLREIAAGGGTGGKGGSRRLMGFPEWVSAADRRLLQAQPTTVADAVVAQDGSGNYTTVEAAVAAAPTEGARRYVIHVKKGVYKENVEVKKKKWNLMLVGDGMGQTVISGSRSYVDGWTTYRSATFAVAGKGFIARDLTIENTAGPQKHQAVALRSDSDLSVFYRCEFSGYQDTLYAHSLRQFFRECRVTGTVDFVFGNAAAVFQNCQLFPRRPLPEQKNSVTAQGRKDPNQNTGFSFQFCNVSADADLVGFTNSTPTYLGRPWKEYSRTVFMQSYLGSLIRPEGWLEWNAEFALDTLYYAEYMNYGPGSGLGNRVKWPGYHALSDPAMAANFTVAQFIDGNMWLPSTGVKYTAGLTV, encoded by the exons ATGACTCCCTCCCTCCTCTATCCTCTCCGCAGCAATACCGGCATCATGGCTTCTTCCCGGCCCACCTTTGCTtctctgctcctcctcctcctcctcctgttaaCGTCCGCCCAGGGCAGCTCCTTGAATACTACGGCATGGCATCCGGAATGCGAGACGCCCAAGGCACCGCGGCGGGTGTCGTCGTCGGCCAGCTCCTTCGTCCCCTCTGCCGACTTCGTCTCCACCCTGCAGTCTACCCTCGAGGAGATCAAGAAGGTCATGTCACTTGTCTCTACCTTCTCTGGAGTTCTCGGAGGTGACCTCCGCCTCTCCTCCGCCGTCGACGACTGCCTCGACCTCCTCGACCTCTCCTCCGACGAGCTCACCTGGACCCTATCTGCGTCCCAGCGCACCACCGCCTCCGCGTCTGCCTCGGGCGCCGGGAACCGCCGGTCCGACCTCCGCTCCTGGATGAGCGCCGCCCTTGGGAACCAGGACACCTGCAAGGAGGGCCTCGACGGGACCGGCGGCCTTGTCGAGACCCTCGTCGCCGGCGGCCTCGACATGGTCACCTCCCTCGTCTCCGACGGCCTCCGCGAGATCGCGGCGGGCGGCGGGACCGGCGGCAAAGGCGGCAGCAGGAGGCTGATGGGGTTCCCGGAGTGGGTGTCGGCGGCCGACCGGAGGCTGCTGCAGGCCCAGCCGACGACGGTGGCGGATGCCGTGGTGGCGCAGGACGGGAGTGGTAACTACACGACGGTAGAGGCGGCCGTGGCGGCGGCACCGACGGAGGGCGCGCGGAGGTACGTGATACACGTGAAGAAGGGAGTGTATAAGGAGAACGTggaggtgaagaagaagaagtggaaccTCATGCTCGTCGGTGACGGCATGGGCCAAACCGTCATTTCCGGCAGCCGCAGCTACGTCGACGGCTGGACCACCTACCGCAGCGCCACCTTCG CTGTCGCCGGCAAGGGGTTCATCGCCCGCGACCTGACGATCGAGAACACGGCGGGGCCACAGAAGCACCAGGCGGTAGCGCTCCGCTCCGACTCCGACCTTTCCGTCTTCTATCGCTGCGAGTTCTCCGGCTACCAGGACACCCTCTACGCCCACTCGCTGCGGCAGTTCTTCCGCGAGTGCCGCGTCACCGGCACCGTCGACTTCGTCTTCGGCAACGCCGCCGCGGTCTTCCAGAACTGCCAGCTCTTCCCCCGCCGGCCCCTCCCCGAGCAGAAGAACTCAGTGACCGCCCAGGGCCGCAAGGATCCGAACCAGAACACCGGTTTCTCCTTCCAGTTCTGCAACGTCTCCGCCGACGCCGACCTCGTCGGCTTCACCAACTCGACGCCCACGTACCTCGGCCGGCCGTGGAAGGAGTACTCCCGCACCGTGTTCATGCAGTCCTACCTGGGCTCGTTGATCCGACCGGAGGGGTGGCTGGAGTGGAACGCCGAGTTCGCCTTGGACACACTGTACTACGCCGAGTACATGAACTACGGGCCGGGTTCCGGGTTGGGGAACCGAGTCAAGTGGCCAGGCTACCACGCACTCAGCGATCCGGCCATGGCTGCCAACTTCACGGTGGCTCAGTTCATAGACGGAAACATGTGGTTGCCGTCAACTGGTGTGAAGTACACAGCTGGGTTGACCgtgtaa